Proteins encoded by one window of Salvia splendens isolate huo1 chromosome 5, SspV2, whole genome shotgun sequence:
- the LOC121804515 gene encoding U-box domain-containing protein 30-like translates to MPMFQPRRKDSGGGGGGGDGDGYILDVESAVKDGVLGGGAVAVYGGEKLDLKKMIEELNLCEVPSVFICPISLEPMQDPVTLCTGQTYERSNILKWFSLGHYTCPTTMQELWDDTLTPNTTLHHLTHTWFSHKYVQMKKRSEDAEGRASELLADLKRVKGQARVQTLKELQRVVANHSTARKTVVDEGGVALVSSLLGPFTSYAIGSEVVAILVNLSLTSEAKMSLMQPAKVSSVVDVLNEGSIETKINCVRLIEMLMEEENDFRTELVSSHSLLVALMRLVRNKRHPNGHLPALALLKSISTLKEVRSLIVSIGAIPHLLELIPVLNPECVELALSVLDTLSSVPQGKQALKDCSNTIPTMVKLLMRITECCTDYAISILCSVCNLSPQECSLRAVDAGLAAKLLLVIQSGCSPALKQRAAELLKLCSLNCSDTIFISKCKLTRTIQ, encoded by the coding sequence ATGCCTATGTTTCAGCCTCGTAGAAAAGacagtggtggtggtggtggtggtggtgatggtgatggGTATATTCTCGATGTGGAATCCGCCGTGAAGGATGGTGTTTTGGGGGGCGGCGCTGTGGCGGTATACGGCGGCGAGAAATTGGATCTGAAAAAGATGATTGAAGAGCTCAATTTGTGTGAGGTTCCCTCAGTTTTCATTTGCCCCATCTCCCTTGAACCGATGCAAGATCCTGTCACACTCTGCACTGGCCAAACCTATGAGAGGTCCAACATCTTGAAATGGTTTAGTTTGGGGCATTACACTTGCCCCACCACAATGCAGGAGCTCTGGGATGACACCCTCACCCCCAACACTACCTTGCATCACTTGACCCACACCTGGTTCTCTCACAAGTATGTGCAGATGAAGAAGCGTTCCGAGGATGCTGAGGGCAGGGCGTCCGAGCTCCTCGCCGATCTCAAGAGGGTTAAGGGCCAGGCGCGGGTGCAGACCCTCAAGGAGCTGCAGAGGGTCGTGGCGAATCACTCCACTGCTAGGAAGACTGTCGTGGATGAGGGTGGCGTGGCCCTTGTCTCGTCCTTGCTAGGCCCATTCACTTCCTACGCCATAGGGTCTGAGGTCGTGGCGATTCTTGTTAACTTGAGCCTCACTTCCGAGGCGAAGATGAGCTTGATGCAGCCTGCGAAAGTCTCGTCTGTAGTGGACGTTTTGAATGAGGGTTCGATTGAGACGAAGATTAATTGTGTTAGGTTGATTGAGATGCTGATGGAGGAGGAGAATGATTTTAGGACGGAGCTCGTGTCAAGCCATAGCTTGTTGGTCGCGTTGATGAGGCTAGTGAGGAATAAGAGGCACCCTAATGGCCATTTGCCTGCCCTCGCCCTTCTTAAGTCAATTTCCACGCTCAAAGAGGTCCGGAGTTTGATTGTCAGCATCGGAGCAATACCTCACCTGTTAGAGCTGATACCGGTGTTAAATCCAGAGTGTGTCGAGCTTGCTCTCTCCGTGTTGGACACCCTCTCATCTGTGCCACAAGGGAAGCAAGCGTTGAAGGATTGTTCGAACACGATCCCAACCATGGTTAAGCTACTCATGAGGATCACAGAGTGCTGCACAGATTATGCCATCTCGATCTTGTGCTCTGTCTGCAACCTCTCACCTCAAGAATGCTCGTTGAGAGCTGTGGATGCCGGTCTTGCAGCTAAGCTCCTCCTCGTCATCCAGAGTGGCTGCAGTCCAGCCCTCAAGCAGCGCGCTGCCGAGCTTTTGAAGCTCTGCAGTCTCAACTGTTCAGACACGATATTCATCTCCAAGTGCAAACTGACTAGAACGATCCAATGA
- the LOC121804518 gene encoding protein G1-like1, protein MSAPPRYNSSSPTSDSSSGNPKLVAPSSLSRYESQKRRDWNTFGQYLKNHKPPLVLSRCSGAHILEFLRYLDQFGKTKVHGGVCPFFGHPHPPAPCPCPLRQAWGSLDALVGRLRAAFEENGGRPETNPFGARAVRLYLREVRDSQAKARGIAYEKKKRKKPLKQQQQQQQQQMEMQAVGGGVEEEAAGLMLVGSSAARGSIILPLSVLN, encoded by the coding sequence ATGTCAGCTCCACCTCGCTACAATTCAAGCAGCCCTACGTCCGATTCGAGCTCCGGCAACCCGAAATTGGTGGCTCCGTCGTCGCTCAGCCGCTACGAGTCGCAGAAGCGGCGCGACTGGAACACGTTCGGGCAGTATCTGAAGAACCACAAGCCGCCGCTGGTGCTGAGCCGCTGTAGCGGCGCTCACATCCTCGAATTCCTGCGCTACCTCGATCAATTCGGGAAGACGAAGGTCCACGGCGGCGTCTGCCCCTTCTTCGGCCACCCGCACCCGCCGGCGCCGTGCCCCTGCCCGCTGCGCCAGGCGTGGGGGAGCCTCGACGCGCTCGTCGGCCGCCTACGCGCCGCCTTCGAGGAGAACGGAGGGAGGCCGGAGACGAATCCGTTCGGCGCACGCGCCGTCAGGCTATACCTCCGCGAGGTGAGGGATTCGCAAGCGAAGGCGCGCGGGATTGCGTATGAgaagaagaagcggaagaagccgctcaagcagcagcagcagcagcagcagcagcagatgGAGATGCAGGCGGTGGGAGGTGgcgtggaggaggaggcggcgggaTTGATGTTGGTGGGATCGTCAGCGGCGAGGGGATCCATCATTCTTCCTTTATCTGTGCTTAATTAA
- the LOC121804516 gene encoding CBBY-like protein isoform X1, translating to METASSPILYTLRFRGGSATSTSAAHAASTAKVYYHIRRKSPSDISLLASSDNCRCSSLSGRFQKKLRFGRLICDASSQMPAERDQSQKFAVLIEVEGVLMDVYRLCNRQAFNAAFKKLGLDCANWSEPVYLDLLRRSVGDEERMLILFFNRIGWPTSVATSEKGSFMKNVLREKKNALVDLVASNEFSLRPGAEEFIDKACEEAVPVAILTANSISGEKVARSIVEKLGTDRISKMKIIGDDEVKQSFYGQLVFGKGVSSSLDEQLAKAVNKAASAEKQRVAEEVASVLKLKVELNTTSSERFQNIVAALRVGAEKVDVPIYNCILVTGSQSGVAAAERIGMPCVVLRSSSTSRAEFQAAIAVMDGFGGVDLTISRLRKKLFP from the exons ATGGAAACCGCTTCGTCGCCGATTTTATACACACTCCGATTTCGCGGCGGTTCCGCCACCTCCACTTCCGCTGCACACGCTGCCAGTACTGCTAAAGTTTACTACCACATACGCAGAAAGAGTCCGAGTGATATTTCTCTACTTGCTTCTTCAGATAATTGCCGTTGTAGTAGTTTAAGCGGACGGTTCCAGAAGAAATTGCGGTTTGGTCGGTTGATTTGCGATGCTTCCTCACAGATGCCAGCTGAACGTGATCAATCGCAGAAATTTGCGGTACTAATTGAAGTGGAAGG GGTCTTAATGGATGTATACCGGTTATGCAACCGCCAAGCATTTAATGCAG CATTTAAAAAGCTGGGATTAGATTGTGCAAATTGGAGTGAACCAGTTTACTTGGACCTTCTAAG GAGAAGTGTTGGTGATGAAGAAAGGATGTTAATATTGTTTTTTAACAGA ATTGGTTGGCCCACATCAGTTGCCACAAGTGAGAAAGGGAGTTTTATGAAAAATGTTTTACGTGAGAAG AAGAATGCACTGGTTGATCTTGTCGCATCAAATGAATTTTCGTTGAGACCTGGAGCTGAAGA GTTCATCGACAAGGCTTGTGAAGAAGCTGTGCCAGTGGCTATCTTGACAGCTAATAGCATAAGCGGCGAAAAGGTGGCAAG ATCAATTGTTGAAAAGCTTGGAACTGATAGAATATCGAAGATGAAGATCATTGGAGATGATGAAGTAAAGCAAAGCTTTTATGGCCAACTGGTATTTGGAAAAGGTGTATCTTCCAGTTTGGATGAACAGCTAGCCAAGGCAGTGAATAAAGCTG CTTCTGCCGAGAAACAGAGAGTCGCAGAGGAGGTTGCTTCCGTGCTGAAGCTGAAAGTGGAACTTAACACTACTTCAAGTGAAAG ATTTCAAAATATTGTAGCTGCACTGAGGGTAGGAGCAGAAAAGGTAGATGTGCCGATTTACAACTGCATCCTTGTTACTGGAAGCCAATCTGGAGTTGCTGCTGCTGAGCGAATTGGCATGCCTTGTGTAGTTCTTAGGAGTAG CTCGACATCTAGAGCTGAATTCCAAGCTGCCATTGCTGTGATGGATGGGTTTGGTGGCGTGGACCTGACCATTTCCAGACTTCGCAAAAAATTGTTTCCTTGA
- the LOC121804516 gene encoding CBBY-like protein isoform X2, which produces MLPHRCQLNVINRRNLRVLMDVYRLCNRQAFNAAFKKLGLDCANWSEPVYLDLLRRSVGDEERMLILFFNRIGWPTSVATSEKGSFMKNVLREKKNALVDLVASNEFSLRPGAEEFIDKACEEAVPVAILTANSISGEKVASDLLEVLLIIRSIVEKLGTDRISKMKIIGDDEVKQSFYGQLVFGKGVSSSLDEQLAKAVNKAASAEKQRVAEEVASVLKLKVELNTTSSERFQNIVAALRVGAEKVDVPIYNCILVTGSQSGVAAAERIGMPCVVLRSSSTSRAEFQAAIAVMDGFGGVDLTISRLRKKLFP; this is translated from the exons ATGCTTCCTCACAGATGCCAGCTGAACGTGATCAATCGCAGAAATTTGCG GGTCTTAATGGATGTATACCGGTTATGCAACCGCCAAGCATTTAATGCAG CATTTAAAAAGCTGGGATTAGATTGTGCAAATTGGAGTGAACCAGTTTACTTGGACCTTCTAAG GAGAAGTGTTGGTGATGAAGAAAGGATGTTAATATTGTTTTTTAACAGA ATTGGTTGGCCCACATCAGTTGCCACAAGTGAGAAAGGGAGTTTTATGAAAAATGTTTTACGTGAGAAG AAGAATGCACTGGTTGATCTTGTCGCATCAAATGAATTTTCGTTGAGACCTGGAGCTGAAGA GTTCATCGACAAGGCTTGTGAAGAAGCTGTGCCAGTGGCTATCTTGACAGCTAATAGCATAAGCGGCGAAAAGGTGGCAAG TGATTTATTGGAAGTATTATTGATTATCAGATCAATTGTTGAAAAGCTTGGAACTGATAGAATATCGAAGATGAAGATCATTGGAGATGATGAAGTAAAGCAAAGCTTTTATGGCCAACTGGTATTTGGAAAAGGTGTATCTTCCAGTTTGGATGAACAGCTAGCCAAGGCAGTGAATAAAGCTG CTTCTGCCGAGAAACAGAGAGTCGCAGAGGAGGTTGCTTCCGTGCTGAAGCTGAAAGTGGAACTTAACACTACTTCAAGTGAAAG ATTTCAAAATATTGTAGCTGCACTGAGGGTAGGAGCAGAAAAGGTAGATGTGCCGATTTACAACTGCATCCTTGTTACTGGAAGCCAATCTGGAGTTGCTGCTGCTGAGCGAATTGGCATGCCTTGTGTAGTTCTTAGGAGTAG CTCGACATCTAGAGCTGAATTCCAAGCTGCCATTGCTGTGATGGATGGGTTTGGTGGCGTGGACCTGACCATTTCCAGACTTCGCAAAAAATTGTTTCCTTGA
- the LOC121803737 gene encoding uncharacterized protein At4g04775-like: MRLISLGLGVDCAVGNLQFSDFPCAIGNGMSSSSQHSSRTWPRFEAVVCDHGLEADVVTSNTDANPGRRFYRCQVWKEDDCKFFRWIDPSLSPNQEYFFKKLKLDRDYVQRALRDRVAKQDALDESVRSKTVEVEALQGVVAQLQRQNRNLKVVICMLCIVLWILL; encoded by the exons ATGCGATTGATTTCGTTGGGTTTAGGGGTCGATTGTGCAGTTGGCAACCTGCAATTTAGCGATTTCCCGTGTGCAATTGGCAATGG GATGTCGAGTTCTTCCCAGCATTCGAGCAGAACGTGGCCGAGGTTTGAGGCAGTGGTCTGTGATCACGGTCTTGAAGCTGATGTGGTGACATCCAATACGGATGCCAATCCCGGACGACGCTTCTATCGTTGCCAAGTCTGGAAGGAGGACGACTGTAAATTCTTTCGTTGGATTGATCCATCATTGTCACCGAATCAAgagtattttttcaaaaaactgAAGCTTGATAGGGACTACGTGCAAAGAGCATTGAGAGATAGGGTTGCTAAGCAGGATGCACTCGACGAGAGCGTCCGTTCGAAAACCGTTGAAGTTGAAGCACTCCAAGGTGTTGTCGCACAGTTGCAGCGTCAAAACCGGAACTTGAAGGTTGTCATTTGCATGTTATGTATCGTCTTGTGGATCTTGTTGTAG